DNA from Granulicella arctica:
GATTAGGTCCTCACCCATAATGTGGCGCAGCGTGTTCTTCAGCTTCATCGACTGGATGAACAGATCGTGCTCCGGATAGACGCCTGGCGCGGTGTCGGGATCCTTGAAGTAGAAGCTCAGCCACTCTTGAATGCCGAGGCCGCGCAGACTCGGCGTACGCGCTGCCAGGTCTATGAACAGGATGAGGTCGAGCGCAAGCGGAGCCGCAAGGATCGAATCGCGGCAGAGGAAGTCCACCTTAAGCTGCATCGGATAACCGAGCCAGCCGAAGATATCTATATTGTCCCAGCCCTCCTTGTTATCACCACGTGGCGGATAGTAATTAATGCGAACCTTATGGTAAAGATCCTTGTATAGATCCGGGTGCAGCTCTGGCTGGAAGATATGCTCGAGCACGCCAAGCTTCGATACCTCCTTCGTCTTGAAGGAATCGGGATCGTCCAGAACCTCACCATCGCGGTTACCAAGGATGTTGGTCGAGTACCAACCCGAGACACCAAGCATGCGAGTCTTGAAGGCAGGCGCGAGCACCGTCTTGATGAAGGTCTGCCCCGTCTTGAAGTCCTTGCCGCAGATCGGCGCGTTCATCTTCTTCGACAGCTCCTGTAGCGCCGGAATATCGACAGTCAGGTTCGGAGCCCCGTTCGCGAAGGGAATGCCCTCCTTCAGAGCAGCCCACGCATACAACATGGAGGGCGTGATCGACGGATCGTCATCGACGAGCCCCTTCTCGAAGGCCGCAAGCGTCTGGTGAACCGGCGCATGCTCCATGAAGATCTCAGTCGACCCGCACCAGATCATCACCTGGCGATCGGTCTTCGTCTTGAACTCTGCGATGTCGTTGCGGATCTGGTTCGCGAGATCGCACTTGTTCTTGCCGGTCTTCACCTTTTGGCCGGTAAGACGCTTGACGTAGTGCTGGTCGAAGGCCGCAGGCATCGGCTCGATCGACTCAAGATACGGTCTCATCGACTCCAACTGGTCGCGGTCGAGCACCTGCGCGGTCTTCGCCGCATCGTAGAGATTGCCGCCGAAGATATCCCATCCGGTGAAGACGAGGTCGTCGAGCTGAGCAATAGGAACAAAATCCTTAATCAATGGGCTGTTAGCATCGGTGCGCTTGCCCAGACGAATCGTCCCCATCTGCGAGATGGAGCCGATGGGTTTCGCAAAACCGCGGCGCACGGCTTCCACGCCGGCGATAAGAGTGGTGGCGACGGCTCCCATGCCGGGAATCATGACGCCTAATTTTCCAGTTGCAGGTTTAATGCTGGCCGCGGCTTGCGTGGCGGCTTCGGGTGTAGACATTCTGGCAGGTCCTTCTGTGAGTCAATTTCCGCTCGGGGCAGCTACGGAGAACTCAGTATTGCTCACAGACACAACGATGCGCAACTCCTTGCGATACAAGAAGTTACGTCACCGCTAACTACTCCGAAGACTACGCTGGCTCGGTCTTGATGCGGTTCTTCCAGTGCGAGGTGACGAACAATACAAACAACACCAGCAGCACAACCTCGACCCCCAGATGGAATCGATGAAAGACTGCCTTAAATTGCGGATTAGTATCCCATTGTGCACCGAGCTTCATGCCAACATACGCCAGCGCATAGCACCAGGGCCACGATCCGATGAACGTATAGAGGTGAAAGCGGAGCTGGTTCATCTTCGCTACACCGGCAGGAAAAGCGATAAAGGTGCGAACGATGGGCAACATACGACCAATGAGCACGGTGATAGAACCAAAACGCGCAAAGAAGTGATCCACGCGATCGAGATCGCGTCGGCTAAGGAGCATCCAGCTCCCATAGCGCTCCACCATGGGACGGCCTCCACGAGCACCAACCCAATAGGCAGGAATGGAGCCGAGGTTCGACGCCAGTGACGCCAGCGACGCCAGAATGATCAGATCCAGTTGCGTATGGGCCAGAGCATAACCCGCAAGGGGCATGATGACCTCCGATGGAATCGGAATGCAGGCGGACTGGATCGCCATCAGGAGAATGACACTGGCGTAGCCACCGCTGCTGATCGCAGCGACAAGGAGCGCAATAATTTTTTCAGACATGCACCTGAAGTATAGCGGCTAGGCGCTTGCTGCAAATTTGCTAGCATCAGTATTCAGGAGAAATACATAGATGGCAGATTCCATTATGGCTATGGCAACAGCAACGGCAGGCACGGCAACACCAGGCGCAACCGCGGTCGGACGGCCTGCAAGTTCGTACGCTGCCCACGATCCTTCGAAGCCGCCCGTAAAGCGCCAGATCGTCTGCTTCAGCTTCTACAAAGTGATGCCTGAGTGGCGTCGGCTACCTGCCGAAGAGAAAGCCGCGCATAAGCAGGCCTTCTCCGATGTCCTCGCTAAGTGGAACAAACCAGGCGAGTTCCTTTCGCTCACATATTCCACCGTAGGCACGCGCGGCGATGTGGATATGTGCATCTGGTCCATCGGCTACGCCGTCGAGGAGCTGAATCGCATGCGCAGTGAGCTGATGGCCACACCGTTGGGCGGCTACCTCAATTCGCCCCATAACTTCCTTGCTATGACCAAGCGCTCGCAGTACCAGATTGATCGCGAGGATGAGAGTGAGGGCGAGGGGCGAGGGGCGATTCGTCCCGGTGGCCAGAAATATATCTTTATCTATCCGTTCTGGAAGACGCGTCCCTGGTATCTTTTGCCAGCAACAGAGCGGAAGCGGCTGATGGACGAGCACATCCGCATAGGGCTGTTGTATCCGCGGGTCAAGATCAACACCACATATTCTTTCGGCATCGACGATCAGGAGTTTGTCGTCGCGTTCGAGACGAACTTTCCCGATGACTTTCTCGACCTGGTACAGCAGCTTCGGGAGACCGAGATCAGCATGTATACCTTGCAGGACACGCCTATCTTCAGCTGCGTTCGGCTGCCCGCAGCGGAGATGCTCGATCGACTGGGATAAGGCTATATGTCTGCAACCAAAGCAGTTAAACCTGTTGGGACGATCAAGCAAATAGCGACGGGAGCGAAGGCGCGGGCTATCGCCGCCAGCGAGCCCGTCGCTCCCAAAAAGAAGCCCGGGAAGACGAAGAAGCCTCTTGCCCCCGAGCGCGTTGCGGCGATTCTCGACGCGTTGTGCAAGGCATATCCGAATGCTGTTTGTGCGCTAACGCACCGTTCCGCGTGGGAGCTGACTGTCGCAACCATCCTGTCGGCACAGTGCACGGATGTTCGAGTCAATCTTGTAACTCCTTCACTCTTCAAGACTTTCCCAACACCCAAAGCAATGGCTGCAGCTTCCTTGCCTGAGATCGAGGAGCTGATTCGGACGACTGGCTTCTTTCGGAACAAGGCAAAGTCGATCCAGGGTGCGGCGAAATGTGTCGTCGAGGACTATGGAAACAAGGTGCCCCAGACGATGGAGGAGCTGCTGAAGCTGCCCGGCGTGGCGCGGAAGACCGCAAATGTGGTGCTGGGTTCGTGGTTCAAGATTGCGGATGGCGTTGTTGTCGATACCCATGTCCTTCGCATCAGCAAACGACTGGAACTTACTGAAAATACTACACCTGAGAAAGTTGAGCGCGATCTAATAAAGGTGATTCCACAGGACCATTGGATCGACTATTCGCACGAGATTATCTTTCATGGGCGGCAGTTGTGCGTGGCGCGGAAGCCTCGCTGCGTGGACTGCTCGCTGGAGACGTTGTGCAACTCCTCCGATAAGACCTGGACGTCGCATTGAGTCTGCGGATTGCTGCGATTCGGTCGGGCACGGAGCCGGTAGGAAAGCTGCCGGTGGGAGCGTTTCATCGTTGGCTGGAGACACCGATCCTTTGCCCTAAGTGTCATGTTTCCTACAATATGGTGGTTGATTGGGATGCTGCGGCTGATCGTTGGTTTGCCGAGTCGTCGCGACCGTTGATCCAGTTGCTCACTAAAGCTGTGCAGATGGGACATAGCAACAATCACCGAGTGACGCACTTTGAAACGGCGGGCGTCGTTGTGGAAAGCATCATCGTTCCTGCCTCTTGAGAGCTTGACAAACGAGTGTCTCCGACGAGGGTGATTTTCGGAGTAGGGGCTCGTCGAAGAGCCATTTTTGCGTTTGTAACTACAAAACCGGAGTTACGCTTTTGTAGTTACATTTTTGTAGTTACAGCGAAAATTTGAGATGCGCTCAATTTACTCGGCTGAGAAGTGACGTTCCAGGGCTTCGCAGAGGCTGGCGATGGTGGCTTCGTCGGCCTCGAGGTTTGGAGGATAGCCGAGGTCGCGGAGGGTTCGGGAGGTGATGGAACCGATGGAGGCTCGGACGATGGTTTCGGGGAGGGTAAGGTCAGCAGCTTCGAGGAGGGTGACGAGGTTGGTAACGGTGGAGGAGCTGGTGAAGGTGATGGCGTCGGGGTAGCGGTTGGGGTCGGTGAGGATTTCGTGGAGGGCGGCGATGGAGTTGGGTGGGGTGATGGTTCGGTAGGCGGGAACGATGGTCAGGTGCGCTCCGGCGGCGGCGAGAGTGTCGGGAAGGATGTCGCGGGCCTGCTCGGCGCGGACGAGGAGCATGGAGGCTCCGGGAGCGTGGGGCGTAAGGGCCTCGACTAGGGACTCGGCTACGAACTTTGGTGGGATGAGGTTTGGGGTGAGGCCGATTCTTTGCACTGCTTTGGCGGTGGCTGGACCGATGACGGCGATCTGTTTCGGGTTTGGAATGAGGTTGAGGTGCTGGGCGCGTTGGGCGAAGGACTGGACAGCGTTGGCGCTGGTGAAGAGGAGCCAGTCGAAGCTGCTGAGGTTGCTAAGGGCGGCGTCGAGCGTTTGGAAAGAGCTGGGTGGGGCAAGCTCGATGGTGGGGATGAGGATGGGTTGCGCGCCGAGGGATTCGAGGCACGCGGCTAGCTCTGAGGCTTGCTGGCGGGTTCGGGTGATGAGGATGCGTTTGCCGGTTAGGGGCATTTCTCTATATGAGCATATGGGGTGGTTTCTTGGCTTTGGGTGATGACTAGAACAAGCAACGGCAAAAACAACCGCAGGTCCTTCGACTACGCTGCGCTCCGCTCAGGATGACAGGATTTTGGGGGGAGCGAGAGAAGAACAAGCAATCGCAAGGGCCGATGCTTGTCCTTCTCCTGTGTTGCGGTTTAGACGGATGCGTTGAGGAGGTTGAGGGCGCCTCGGGCGATCAGGTCGGCGGCTATCTGTTCACCTAATTCGTTAGGGTCGGAGGTGCATGGGGTGGTGGCGGAGAGTTGGACCATGGCTTCGCCGTCGGGGGCGACTACCTGGGCGTAGAGGCGGTAGTGGCCATCTTCGGGGGTGCAGTGGGCTCCGATGGGAAGTTGACAGCCGCCGCCTAGGGCGTTGAGGACGGCACGCTCGGCGGTGGTGCAGAAGCGGGTGTGAGGGTGCTCGAAGAAGGCGATGGCGTTGCGGACGTAGGCGTCGTGGGCTTCGTCGACGGGGTGGTCGATGGCGCGGGTTTCGAGGGCTAGGGCTCCCTGGCCAGGGGCCGGACACATTTCTTCGGGAGAGAAGCGTTGATGGACCCACTCGGCGCGCTTGAGGCGGTCGAGGCCGGCTGCGGCTAAGACGAGGGCGTCGGCGTCTCCCTTTTCTAGTTTTTTGAGGCGGGTGTCGATGTTGCCGCGGATCTCGACGAACTCGAGGTCGGGGCGGAGGGCGAGGAGCTGGGCTCGGCGACGCGGGCTGGTGGTGCCGACGCGGCCTCCTTCCGGGAGGGTGTGGAGCGCCCAGTAGGGCTCGCAGACCCAGACGTCGCGGGCGTCGGCGCGTTTGGGGATGGCAGCGAGGCTGAACTGGGAGGCAAGCTGGGTGGGGAGATCTTTGAGGCAGTGTACAGCGAGATCGATGCGGCCCTCTTGCAGGGCCTCTTCGATCTCCTTGATGAAGATGCCTTTGCCGTCGAGGTTGGGTGGCGGGACGAAGCCGGGCTGCTGCATGCGGTCGCCGGTGGTGCGGATGATCTCGAGCTCGGCGTGGTAGCCTGCGTCGCGGAGGGCGTAGAGGATGTGGTTAGCCTGCCAGAGGGCGAGCTGCGAGCCCCGGGAGCCGATGCGAATGATCTCTTTCATGTCTTCTTCAGGATAAGCGACGATGAGGAATCCGCTTGTGGGAGTCTTGAATCGGTATAAAAAGAGGTCTACCCCCTACCCCCTATCTGAGATATCAAAATATGAAGAACAAAGGACTTAGGTCTGGACTTAGATATGATTTGGTCTGGTTGAATCGGGGGGTTGGTTGCGCTTGTAGCGGCGGGTCGGGGACTGGGAACGTGTTTCTGCTCCCTTTATTCATTATATCGAGCGGCAAGGGGTGAATGGGCACATTTCGAGTGATGCGAACGGTGCGTCTTTATTGGGGATTTCGTGGTGGGGTGGGTTTGGGGGGCTTGACAGGTTTTTGGGTGGTTGGATTGAGGGTAAAGCATTTGGCTCTTCGAAGCGGTTTAGAGACTGAGGAGCTATGGAGAGGGGTGCGGGCGACGATTCCCTCAGAGGCTAAAGCCCCGCGTCTTTTCACCCTTTACGGCACGGCAGAAGCCGTGCCCTTCCGAAACCCTTTTCCTCCGGTAGCAGTTTTTTTGACAGGACAATTCTTGAGTGATCGACTTTCCGTTCATGCGAAGCCTTCACACGAAACGATAAGACCCGCCTTGGATGGCGGGTCTTATCCCTCTTTGATGTTCGGTTCGCTAAACACTGAGGCCGGGAACGGTCTTGCTGGTGTTGTGTCGGAAGATATTGACCGCTCCAATTACCTCATCTTTGTGATCGCGGATGGGGAAGATGTTGGCCAGGGCCAGAAGGCGTTGCCCGCCTGGCTGCTCGCAGATCGCGTCGGCGTTGCGAACAGTACCACCATTCTTGATCACCACGGATGGCGGTGCGTGTTCGTGGGGCATCACCTCACCCGACGGATAGCGGAGTATGTGAGCTCCGCAGTACTTCTCCGAGGCTCCCAGGGCAGGAGAGCGTCCCCAGGCTGCAATCGCCGTTTGATTGCATTTGATAAGGGTTCCATCCTTTTCCAGAACATAGATTCCCACGGGGATGTCATCGATCGCCGATTGATCCGCAAGAATTCCCTCAACGACAAGATGCCCGCTCTGGATTTCTCCTCGAAATTCGATGTTCTCGAAGTCACCCTCCAAGATCATTTCGCGCGTTGCCTGAGTATCAACTGGAAGTACCGTACTCGTCGCCATTTCGCCTCCTTCGTGTGTGTGATTCACAGTGTGAGGGAACCTTACTGGCCTACCGAAGCCCTGTCTTCGATCTAAAGATGGAAATATTAATCAACCTTTGGATCTATCCGATGCTTTGCGACAGTGGAGCCGCGTTTTGGCAGCTTCTATTCTTGTGCGCTGGATCTCGGTTATTCGGGGTCTTTGGTGGAGGGCTTGCGGAGGGCGGTGAGTTGGGGGTGGAGGAGCTTGGCGGTGAGGGAGCGGGTGAGGGCTTCGACTGCATCGCGCTGCTCGGGGGTGAGGGTGGCGAGTTTGGCGGCGGAGCGGGCGAGTTCGGCCTCGCGGATGGACTCGGCGTTTTGCTGGAGGGCGAGGATGGCGGGGACGGCGTCGCGGGATTGTAACCGCTGCTGATACTTATCGACCTCGCGAGCGACGATGGACTCGGCGGCCTGGGCTTCGCGGCTGCGGTCGGCGAGGTTGGCCTGGGCGACCTGCTGGAGGTCGTCGATGTCGTAGACGAAGCAGCCTTCGACCTCGTTCATGCTGGGATCGACGTCGCGTGGAACGGCGATGTCGATGAAGAACATGGGGCGGTGGCGGCGGCGCTCGAGGAAGTGCTGGCCGTGGGAGCGGCCAAAGATCTTATGCGGGGCTCCGGTGGAGGTGATGACGATGTCGGCTCGGGCGGCCTGGGCGTAGAGCTCGTCGTAGGGGATGACGGTGGTGGAGGCGGGCGAGTGGAGGAACTCGGCGGCGAGGCGCTGGGCGTGGGCCTCGGTCCGGTTGGCGACGAGGATGCTGGCGGCTCCCTGCTGGATGAGGTGACGGGCGGCTAGCTCGGACATTTTGCCGGCTCCGACGAGGAGGACGGTCTTGCCTTGCAGGTTGCCGAAGATCTTGCGGGCGAGGTCGACGGCGACGCTGGCGATGGAGACGGAGCTGGAGCCGATCTGGGTTTCGCTGCGGATTTTTTTGGCTACGGTGAAGGTGCGCTGGAGGAGGGCTTCGAGGTTGGTCTGGACGGCGCCGACCTCGCGGGCTACGGTGTAGGACTCTTTGACCTGGCCGAGGATCTGGGGCTCGCCGACGACCATGGAGTCGAGGGAGCTGGCGACGCGGAAGAGATGGCGGACGGCTTCGCGCTCGCGGAACTCGTAGAGGTGGGGGGTGAGAGTGGCGATGGGAACGGCGAAGTACTCGTGGAGGAAGCGGGGCAGGTCGGGGGTGGTGTCGTCCTGGAGGGTGAGGAGTTCGACGCGGTTGCAGGTGGAGAGGATGAGGCCCTCGTGGATGCCGGGCTGGTGGAGGAGGGTGCGCGTAGCGTCGGCGAGGCGGCCTGCGGGGATGGCGAGGCGCTCGCGGACCTCGATGGGCGCGGTGTTGTGGTTGATGCCTAACAGCACGAGACTGCGCGTGGTCTCGCTCATGGAGTGGTGAACCTGTGGACGCTGGAGAGCTGGTTGGCAGCCCAGACGGCGAGGACGACGAGGAAGACGAAGCTGGAGAGATAGACGGCGCGACGTCCGCGGAGGCCGGAGTGGCGGCGGATGAAGATCATGATGGCGTAGGCGAACCACATGGCGAAGGAGAGCAGGACCTTGGGGTCGAGGAAGAAGGTGGAGCCGATGGTCTGCTGCGCGATGACGGAGCCGATGAGGAGACCGGCGGTCATGCAGGGGAAGCCGTAGAGGAGGCTCTTGAGGGCGATCTGGTCGGTGGTTTCGAGGGGTGGGAGCCAGAGGAGCGTGGGGGCCTTCTTCTTGAGGCGGCGTTCTTGAATGAGATAGAACAGCGACGCTAGAAGCGAGAGGATGAGGGCGGCGTAGGCGGCGAGCAGGAGAGCTATGTGGAGGAGGATCCAGCCGGTGCTGTGGATGGGGAGGGTCTCCTGGCCGGGGCGGAAGGCGGCGAGCACGCCGAGGAGGAAGACGAGGGGAAGGACAAAGATGCCGAGGGAGACGGTGCGGAATCGCCAGTAGACGAGAAGGAAGGCGGCGGCGAGCAGGAGGGCGAAGAGGCTCTGTATTTCGTGGGTTTCGACGGGGAGGCGATGGTGGGCGGCGTTGAGCATCTCGGCGAGCGAGACGAAGTGGAAGAGCAGTGCGGCGATGGTGGTGGGGATGGCGATGCGGCTCCAGCCGCTTCGGCTGCGCTCAGGGGTGGCGGCGAGCGCGGCAGGAAGGACGGCGAGCGCGGCTATGCCGTAGAGGAGAACCGCGACTTTGAGCCAGAGGAGTGACATTGCTAAGATTCGATCGCTGTGGGCTGCGCGAATCTTCAGTATATCGTGTGCGCTCAGGATGACTGTTTTTGGTGGATAGATAAGAACAGGCAACAGCAACGACAAAAGCAACCGCAGGTCCTTCGACTACGCGCTTTGCGCTTCGCTCAGGATGACAGTTTTTGGGTGGGTGGATAAGAACAGGCAACAGCAACGACAAGAACAACCGCAGGTCCTTCGACTACGCGCTTTGCGCTTCGCTCAGGATGACAGTTTTTTTTGCGATTTGAGGAGAAGAGAGAGTGAACATGGGCGGATGCGGGTTGGCATCCGCCCATGTTGGTTGTGTGAGGCGTTTATTTCAGGTCGTCGCAGTGCTTTCCGTCGGTGATGGCGGTTAGGACTGAGTTGACTGAGGTGAGGGTGCGGTCGTAGCAGCCTTCGAAGAGCTGGAAGCTGCGGTACTGGCCGGTGGTGGCGGTGGGGGTGTGGGAGACGAAGTTTCCGGCGGCGTTGTAGTTGAGGGTGTCGGCGGCCTGGATGGTCTCGTGGCTGGCAGCGAGGGTGATTGGGAGGCCGAAGAAGGGCTGTTTGAGGGTGTCGATATTCTGCTGATTGACGGTGGTGGTGATGGCGGTGGTGCCGTCGGCGTTACCGAGCTGATTGTAGTTGAGGGTGAGCGGGTAGGAGACGTCGCGGATTTTGGTGTCGGTGAAGATGCCGTTGCGGGTAGTGGTGACCTGGTGGGCGGTGGTGGTCTGGGTGAGGAGCTGCTGATACTGCGTGGCGGTGATGTTGTAGGTCTGGAGGTTGGCGAAGGTGCCGGTCTGCTCTACGGTGGTATCGACGCGGCCGAAGGAGGTGTTGACGTAACCGCCGATGGTGTACTTGCTCGAGGCGGTGACGTTGACGGTGCCGGTGATGTTGCCGCTGGTGTCGGTCTTCAGGTTTTCGGCGATAGTGGGTGCGGCGGTGGCAGTGAGGGTGTTTTTGGTGGTTGCGCCGGTGACGATGGGGCGGAAGGGATCGGCGAAGAGGAGAAGTGAGCCGGTGATGTCAAAGCCGCTGTCGGCGTTATAGACGCTGACGGCGACGGTATGGGAGCTGCCGTCGTTGAGCTGGGCGGCGAAGGGGGTGAGATCGACGCGGTAGGGCTTGAAGTTGAGGGTCTGGACGCCGGGGATGGGCTCCCAGAGGTAGGGGTCGATGCCGCCGGTGTAGATCCAGGGGTAGACGGGCGCGATGCCGGCGGGGGTGCCATCGATGGTGACGAGGGTCTGGCGGAAGCCGGTGTTGCCACAGTTTTCGAGCTCGTTGGCGACGTCGTTGGGGACGCAGGTGTACCAGAACTCGTCGGAGGACTGGGACTGGGTGACGAGATCGAGGTAGGCGCGGACGGTGTTGCGTGGGAGGGTGAAGGTTCCGCTTACGGTGTCGGTGCTGGAGCTGACGCGGCCGGTCTCGTTGGTGGGAAAGGAGTAGACGGCGGTGGGGGTGGCGGGCGCGGGGTCGCGGAAGGAGGCGGGGTAGAACTCGAGGGTAGCGGAGGAGTAGATGGCTCCGTTGTAGTCGACGCCGCCGGAGACGCCATAGTAGTTGGCGATGCTGGCGACGCCGACCTGGGTGTCCTTGAAGAGGGCGCTGAGGTCGGTGACGTCGCGCTCGATGTGCCAGGAGGGCGAGAGGGCTGAGCGGGGCTCGGCGGTGGTGCCGAAGTAGATGTTGGCTCCGCCGAGGAAGAACTTGGCGGTGCGGTCGTACTGGCGGCCGGCGGTGACGGTGAAGTCGGCGGTGAGGACGACCTTGGCCCAGGGACCTTTGCAGTCGGCGGGTGGGGTGTAGGTGATGGGCTTATCGTTGAAGTCGATGAACTCGAGGTTGGAGAAGAGGGTGACGACGCAGGGGGTGGTGCTGGGGCGGGAGACGAGGGGCTCGGCGGAGACGGGGTTGGAGGAGCCTATCTGCGGGCTGGGCGGGTTCGGGATGACGACCTGGGCGGGCACGACCGCGACGAGAGCGGCGGCGCCGAAGAGCGCGATAGCGGTGTTTCGTACAGAGGAGAGCACGCGGAGAACCTCGGTTGGAGATTGAAGATGACGAAGGGTAGCACGAGATTTGCAGAAACGTGAAAATTTGATTTTGGTTTGGGCAGGGATTTGCTTGGATGCGGAAGGGGGAGTGAGAGAGCGTAACGATTTCCTCAGGGGTTGGAGTTTGTCCCGTTCACGGTGAAGCTGATTGAATCCCACCCTTTGCAAGAGCGCGAAGGATGGGGCACCCGGCATACAACGGCAAAAACAACCGCAGGTCCTTCGGCTACGCGCTTTGCGCTTCGCTCAGGATGACAGTTTTTTGGTGGGGTGGGAGAAAAACGAGCAACAGCAAAAGCAGATGCAAATGCCGGGCCTGCGGGGTTTTGAACAGGTGGGTAGGGTGGGGAGATGATCTGAGGGCGGCGGGGCGGTATTCTGACGGATGTGACGACAGAGATGACCATGGATGCGGCGGCGCTGACGCCGGTGATGCGGCAGTACTTTGCGGCGAAGGAGCAGTATCCCGATTGCCTGATGTTTTGCCGGATTGGGGACTTCTACGAGCTGTTTTATGAGGACGCGATTCTGGTGGCGCGGGAGCTACAGCTGACGCTGACGGCTCGGGATAAAGAGAAGAAGCAGCCGATGTGCGGGGTTCCCTACCATGCAGCGGAGGTGTATCTACAGCGGCTGCTGCGAATGGGGTATCGGATTGCCCTGTGTGAGCAGATGGAGGACCCGAAGACGGTCAAGACGATCGTCCGACGGGAGGTGACGCGGGTGCTGACGCCGGGGACGGCGATGGATCCGACGTTGGGGGCGGAGCAGAGTAATTATCTGGCTAGCGTGTATATGAAAGCCGGGTGTGCGGCTTTGGCTCTGCTGGATCTGTCTACGGGGGAGTTTCGGGCTACGGAGTTTGCGGGGGCTTCGGCTTGGGCGGGTGTGGTGGATGAGCTGGGGCGGGTGAGGCCGGTGGAGTTGTTGTACTCGTCGGGTGGGATGCTGGGTGGGGTGAATCTTGCGGGAGAGTCGGAGACGTCGGCGGGGCTGGAGGCGATTCGGACGAAGACGGCGGTGGAGGATTGGGTGTTTTCGGCAGAGTATGTGGTGCCGTTGCTGCGGAACCATTTTCGGGTGCACTCGCTGGATGGGATGGGGCTGGGTGGGCATGAGGCGGCGGCGGTGGCGGCAGGGGCGCTGCTGCACTATATCCAAAAGACGAAGCAGGGTGCGGTAGAGCACGTCGATGGGGTGCGGTACTACGAGCGGTCCACATGCCTTGAGCTGGATGCGGTGAGTGTACGGAATCTGGAGCTGGTGGAGCCGCTGTTCTCGGGTGAGTCGGCACAGACTACTTTGTTTTATACGCTGGATGCTTGCTGTACTCCTATGGGGAAACGGCTGTTGCGGGCTACGCTTTTGCGGCCTGCGCATGAGCTGGTGGAGATTGAGGCTCGGCTGGAGGCGGTGGGTGAGGCGATGGCTTCGCTGCGGCTACGCGAGGAGCTGCGGCGGTCGATGGATGGGGTGCTGGATCTGGAGCGGCTGCTGGCTCGGGTGGCGTTGGATTCGGCTGGACCACGGGAGGTGATGGCGCTGGCGGGGACGCTGGGTTGTCTGCCAGGGGTGGTGCGAGCGGTGGGGGCGTTCGAGGCTAGGCGGTGGCAGGAGTTGGGTGAGAGCTTCGATGCGTTGGAGGATTTGCATGCGTTGGTGGTGCGGACGATTGCGGAGGAGCCGCCGGTGAATTTCTCCGATGGTGGGGTGATTCGGGTTGGTGTGGATGCGGAGTTGGATGAGCTTCGCGAGTTGAGTCGGAGCGGACGGCAGGCGCTGGTGGCGATCGAGGAACGGGAACGGGCGAGGACGGGGATTGGATCGCTGAAGGTGCGGTTCAACTCGGTGTTTGGGTACTACCTTGAGGTGACGAAGGCGAATGCGAAGGCGGTTCCGGCGGACTATGAGCGGAAGCAGACGCTGGTGAATGCGGAGCGGTTTACTACGCCGGAGTTGAAGGAGTATGAGGCGAAGATTCTGACGGCGCAGGAGCGGTCGGGGGAGATTGAGCGGCGGATCTTTGCGGAGCTGCGCGCGGCTCTGCTGGCGGGGGCTCAGCGGATGCGGGCGACGGCG
Protein-coding regions in this window:
- a CDS encoding chlorite dismutase family protein, which produces MADSIMAMATATAGTATPGATAVGRPASSYAAHDPSKPPVKRQIVCFSFYKVMPEWRRLPAEEKAAHKQAFSDVLAKWNKPGEFLSLTYSTVGTRGDVDMCIWSIGYAVEELNRMRSELMATPLGGYLNSPHNFLAMTKRSQYQIDREDESEGEGRGAIRPGGQKYIFIYPFWKTRPWYLLPATERKRLMDEHIRIGLLYPRVKINTTYSFGIDDQEFVVAFETNFPDDFLDLVQQLRETEISMYTLQDTPIFSCVRLPAAEMLDRLG
- a CDS encoding PAS domain-containing protein is translated as MATSTVLPVDTQATREMILEGDFENIEFRGEIQSGHLVVEGILADQSAIDDIPVGIYVLEKDGTLIKCNQTAIAAWGRSPALGASEKYCGAHILRYPSGEVMPHEHAPPSVVIKNGGTVRNADAICEQPGGQRLLALANIFPIRDHKDEVIGAVNIFRHNTSKTVPGLSV
- the nth gene encoding endonuclease III, whose translation is MSATKAVKPVGTIKQIATGAKARAIAASEPVAPKKKPGKTKKPLAPERVAAILDALCKAYPNAVCALTHRSAWELTVATILSAQCTDVRVNLVTPSLFKTFPTPKAMAAASLPEIEELIRTTGFFRNKAKSIQGAAKCVVEDYGNKVPQTMEELLKLPGVARKTANVVLGSWFKIADGVVVDTHVLRISKRLELTENTTPEKVERDLIKVIPQDHWIDYSHEIIFHGRQLCVARKPRCVDCSLETLCNSSDKTWTSH
- a CDS encoding DedA family protein, whose translation is MSEKIIALLVAAISSGGYASVILLMAIQSACIPIPSEVIMPLAGYALAHTQLDLIILASLASLASNLGSIPAYWVGARGGRPMVERYGSWMLLSRRDLDRVDHFFARFGSITVLIGRMLPIVRTFIAFPAGVAKMNQLRFHLYTFIGSWPWCYALAYVGMKLGAQWDTNPQFKAVFHRFHLGVEVVLLVLFVLFVTSHWKNRIKTEPA
- a CDS encoding inositol-3-phosphate synthase; the encoded protein is MSTPEAATQAAASIKPATGKLGVMIPGMGAVATTLIAGVEAVRRGFAKPIGSISQMGTIRLGKRTDANSPLIKDFVPIAQLDDLVFTGWDIFGGNLYDAAKTAQVLDRDQLESMRPYLESIEPMPAAFDQHYVKRLTGQKVKTGKNKCDLANQIRNDIAEFKTKTDRQVMIWCGSTEIFMEHAPVHQTLAAFEKGLVDDDPSITPSMLYAWAALKEGIPFANGAPNLTVDIPALQELSKKMNAPICGKDFKTGQTFIKTVLAPAFKTRMLGVSGWYSTNILGNRDGEVLDDPDSFKTKEVSKLGVLEHIFQPELHPDLYKDLYHKVRINYYPPRGDNKEGWDNIDIFGWLGYPMQLKVDFLCRDSILAAPLALDLILFIDLAARTPSLRGLGIQEWLSFYFKDPDTAPGVYPEHDLFIQSMKLKNTLRHIMGEDLITHLGLDYYGD
- the hemC gene encoding hydroxymethylbilane synthase, whose amino-acid sequence is MKEIIRIGSRGSQLALWQANHILYALRDAGYHAELEIIRTTGDRMQQPGFVPPPNLDGKGIFIKEIEEALQEGRIDLAVHCLKDLPTQLASQFSLAAIPKRADARDVWVCEPYWALHTLPEGGRVGTTSPRRRAQLLALRPDLEFVEIRGNIDTRLKKLEKGDADALVLAAAGLDRLKRAEWVHQRFSPEEMCPAPGQGALALETRAIDHPVDEAHDAYVRNAIAFFEHPHTRFCTTAERAVLNALGGGCQLPIGAHCTPEDGHYRLYAQVVAPDGEAMVQLSATTPCTSDPNELGEQIAADLIARGALNLLNASV
- a CDS encoding uroporphyrinogen-III synthase, with the protein product MPLTGKRILITRTRQQASELAACLESLGAQPILIPTIELAPPSSFQTLDAALSNLSSFDWLLFTSANAVQSFAQRAQHLNLIPNPKQIAVIGPATAKAVQRIGLTPNLIPPKFVAESLVEALTPHAPGASMLLVRAEQARDILPDTLAAAGAHLTIVPAYRTITPPNSIAALHEILTDPNRYPDAITFTSSSTVTNLVTLLEAADLTLPETIVRASIGSITSRTLRDLGYPPNLEADEATIASLCEALERHFSAE